The proteins below come from a single Corylus avellana chromosome ca3, CavTom2PMs-1.0 genomic window:
- the LOC132173448 gene encoding mitogen-activated protein kinase homolog MMK2-like, protein MAAKESSSAATGSTIKRVLTHGGRYAQYNVYGNLFEVSAKYVPPIRPIGRGAYGIVCAAVNSDTHEEVAIKKIGNAFDNIIDAKRTLREIKLLSHMEHENVIAIKDIIRPPKKEAFNDVYIVYELMDTDLHQIIRSDQQLTDDHCQYLLYQLLRGLKYVHSANVLHRDLKPSNLLLNANCDLKIGDFGLARTTSETDFMTEYVVTRWYRAPELLLNCSEYTAAIDVWSVGCILGEIVTREPLFPGKDYVHQLRLITELLGSPDDASLGFLRSDNARRYVRQLPQCRKQQFSARFPSMSPGALDLLEKILVFDPNKRITVEEALCHPYLSSLHDLNDEPVCPRPFGFDFEQPSCTEEHIKELIWRESVKFNPDPIH, encoded by the exons ATGGCTGCCAAGGAGTCGAGCTCTGCTGCAACGGGAAGTACAATCAAAAGGGTGCTTACGCATGGTGGTCGATATGCGCAATACAATGTGTACGGGAACTTGTTCGAGGTCTCCGCAAAGTACGTGCCTCCCATTCGCCCAATCGGTAGAGGGGCTTATGGTATTGTCTG tgCTGCTGTGAATTCAGACACACATGAGGAGGTGGCCATAAAGAAGATTGGTAATGCATTCGACAACATAATAGATGCCAAAAGGACATTGAGAGAAATCAAGCTTCTCTCCCACATGGAACATGAAAAT GTTATTGCCATCAAGGACATCATACGACCACCAAAAAAGGAGGCCTTCAATGATGTGTACATTGTATATGAACTGATGGACACTGATCTTCACCAGATTATTCGTTCTGACCAACAACTTACAGATGATCATTGTCAG TACCTCTTGTATCAGCTGTTGCGAGGATTGAAATATGTACACTCAGCCAATGTTCTGCACCGTGATCTTAAGCCCAGTAATTTGCTTCTCAATGCCAATTGTGACCTTAAAATTGGAGACTTTGGATTGGCAAGAACAACTTCTGAGACAGATTTTATGACTGAGTATGTTGTCACTCGATGGTACCGAGCACCAGAATTGCTTCTTAATTGCTCAGAGTACACAGCTGCAATTGATGTATGGTCAGTTGGTTGCATACTCGGTGAAATTGTGACTAGAGAACCTTTATTTCCAGGGAAAGATTATGTTCACCAGCTGAGGCTTATCACAGAG CTACTAGGTTCACCTGATGACGCAAGCCTTGGATTTCTCCGAAGTGATAATGCTCGAAGATATGTTAGACAGCTTCCACAATGTCGGAAGCAACAGTTTTCAGCTAGATTCCCTAGCATGTCTCCTGGGGCTTTGGATCTGCTAGAGAAAATCCTCGTCTTTGATCCCAACAAACGCATTACAG TTGAAGAGGCACTATGTCACCCATACTTGTCATCTCTTCATGATCTCAACGATGAGCCTGTCTGCCCTAGGCcatttggttttgattttgagCAACCATCATGTACTGAAGAACACATCAAGGAGCTCATCTGGAGGGAATCAGTGAAGTTCAATCCAGACCCAATACATTAG